One window from the genome of Mucilaginibacter ginsenosidivorans encodes:
- a CDS encoding cold-shock protein has translation MKQGTVKFFNATKGFGFIVPSEGGQEIFVHSSGLIDEIRENDKVQFEVESGRKGPNAVNVKVI, from the coding sequence ATGAAACAAGGAACAGTAAAATTCTTTAATGCAACAAAAGGTTTTGGCTTTATCGTACCTTCAGAGGGTGGCCAGGAAATATTTGTTCATTCTTCAGGCCTGATTGACGAAATTCGTGAGAACGATAAAGTTCAATTCGAGGTTGAAAGTGGCCGTAAAGGTCCAAATGCGGTAAATGTAAAAGTTATTTAA
- a CDS encoding DUF892 family protein, producing MKTEINEYLSQTDLNRLFIHQLNRVNCTKGYLIKHLPPLAEIASFHNMQLAILEALDDSKRQQARVDEIYAILDSKPSDDGCEVVKAVIEEAYQFGNHSGKTKIMNDMDIILYMCMIENLALTSFRMLKLINQFMGNERIRQLLTECCDENIDNDRLFTLISEEYLAQKVLD from the coding sequence ATGAAAACCGAAATAAATGAATATTTAAGTCAGACAGACCTTAACAGGTTGTTCATTCATCAATTGAACAGGGTAAACTGTACCAAAGGCTACCTCATCAAACATCTCCCACCGCTGGCCGAGATCGCATCGTTCCATAATATGCAGCTGGCAATATTGGAGGCGCTCGACGACTCAAAAAGGCAACAGGCCCGTGTGGACGAAATATACGCCATACTCGATTCAAAGCCATCTGATGATGGGTGCGAAGTGGTAAAAGCAGTAATAGAAGAAGCCTATCAATTTGGCAACCATTCCGGAAAAACCAAGATCATGAACGACATGGATATTATCCTGTATATGTGCATGATCGAAAACCTCGCTCTTACTTCTTTCAGGATGCTGAAGCTGATCAACCAGTTTATGGGTAACGAACGGATAAGGCAATTGCTGACAGAATGCTGTGACGAAAATATTGACAACGACCGCCTGTTCACCTTGATATCAGAGGAATATCTTGCTCAAAAGGTACTGGATTGA
- a CDS encoding DUF7674 family protein: MKLEEISQLIFKAVPEFQSFDQEDLDDELSYLFLGDFARFTNDAILNNSFHATKCLTFINQVINQYEEDADFMEKMQIGVLEMLTDYAITQKAAVRHFTGNCLQMFTGLRTSGHFKDLRNTP; the protein is encoded by the coding sequence ATGAAGCTCGAAGAAATATCACAGTTGATTTTTAAAGCTGTTCCGGAATTTCAATCCTTTGATCAAGAAGATTTGGATGATGAGCTATCTTATTTATTCTTGGGCGATTTTGCTAGATTTACTAATGACGCTATCTTAAACAATTCATTTCATGCTACAAAATGTTTGACTTTTATAAACCAAGTCATCAACCAATATGAAGAAGATGCGGATTTTATGGAGAAAATGCAAATAGGGGTGTTAGAAATGCTAACTGACTATGCAATAACTCAAAAAGCCGCCGTTAGGCATTTCACCGGCAATTGCTTACAGATGTTTACGGGCCTACGGACTAGTGGGCATTTTAAAGATTTGCGAAATACTCCATAA
- a CDS encoding HAD family hydrolase, protein MQAIIFDLNGTMINDMDYHTRGWLYLLNNVLGGNFTWDEVKPQMYGKNQEVLVRMFGAGRFTDEEMERLSIEKEKRYQQEFFPDLKLLPGLNKFLEKAYQKGIPMAIGSAAIPFNIDFVLDNLNIRHYFKAIVSADDVLLSKPNPETFLKCAELLNADQTECLVFEDVPKGAEAALNAGMDTIILTTTHQPEEFNGLENIIHFAIDFEDEGIKNLLN, encoded by the coding sequence ATGCAGGCTATTATATTTGACCTGAACGGTACCATGATAAACGATATGGATTATCATACCCGTGGCTGGTTATATTTATTGAATAACGTTCTGGGCGGTAATTTTACCTGGGACGAAGTGAAACCGCAGATGTACGGCAAAAACCAGGAAGTGCTGGTCAGGATGTTTGGCGCGGGAAGGTTTACCGATGAAGAAATGGAACGCCTTTCCATTGAAAAGGAAAAACGTTACCAGCAGGAGTTTTTCCCTGATCTGAAGCTGCTTCCCGGGTTGAATAAATTCCTTGAAAAAGCCTACCAAAAAGGCATTCCTATGGCTATCGGCTCGGCCGCTATACCTTTTAATATTGATTTTGTGCTGGATAACTTAAATATCAGGCATTATTTTAAAGCAATTGTTAGTGCGGACGATGTATTATTGAGTAAACCCAATCCCGAAACATTTTTAAAATGCGCCGAACTGCTCAATGCCGACCAAACGGAGTGCCTGGTTTTTGAAGACGTGCCAAAAGGAGCCGAAGCCGCCCTGAACGCCGGAATGGACACAATTATACTCACCACCACCCATCAGCCGGAGGAATTCAATGGATTGGAGAACATTATACACTTTGCTATTGACTTTGAGGACGAAGGAATTAAAAATTTATTAAATTGA
- the araA gene encoding L-arabinose isomerase, whose translation MINLKEYEVWFITGSQHLYGEETLKKVAEHSQQIARALDSASQIPVKVVFKPTVKSPEEIYSICQEANTAKNCIGIIAWMHTFSPAKMWIGGLKILQKPVLHLHTQFNRDIPWDSIDMDFMNLNQSAHGDREFGFIMSRMRLERKVVVGHWQDNETLEQVNTWSRAAAGWHDWQGARFVRFGDNMRYVAVTDGDKVEAEMKFGYAVNTHGVGDLVKVVNAISDGEIDKLTTEYEERYAVVASLRKGGDQYNSIREAAKIELGLKAFLQDGNFKGFTDTFEDLHGLVQLPGIAAQRLMGQGYGFAAEGDWKTAALVRAMKVMGSGLKGGNAFMEDYTYHFDPADPMVLGSHMLEICESIADGKPKCEIHPLGIGGKADPVRLVFNVAGGTALNASVVDMGNRFRLLVNEVEAVAPKHDLPKLPVARVLWKPYPDMKTGCAAWILAGGAHHTCYSQNLTSEHLGDFADIAGIECVLIGKDTNLRQLKNELKWSEVYYR comes from the coding sequence ATGATAAATTTAAAGGAATACGAAGTCTGGTTCATAACCGGCAGCCAGCATTTATATGGTGAAGAAACGCTTAAAAAGGTGGCCGAACATTCACAGCAAATAGCCCGCGCGCTCGATTCGGCGTCGCAAATACCGGTAAAGGTTGTTTTTAAACCGACTGTGAAATCGCCGGAGGAGATATACAGCATTTGCCAGGAGGCTAACACAGCAAAAAATTGTATCGGTATCATCGCCTGGATGCACACCTTTTCGCCTGCAAAAATGTGGATAGGCGGATTAAAGATATTACAGAAACCTGTTTTGCACCTGCACACACAATTTAACCGTGATATCCCCTGGGACAGCATCGATATGGACTTTATGAACCTGAACCAAAGCGCCCATGGCGACCGCGAGTTTGGGTTTATTATGAGCCGGATGCGTTTGGAGCGAAAAGTGGTTGTGGGTCATTGGCAGGATAACGAAACCCTGGAACAGGTAAACACATGGAGCCGCGCCGCTGCCGGCTGGCACGATTGGCAGGGGGCACGCTTTGTCCGTTTTGGTGACAACATGCGCTACGTGGCCGTTACCGATGGCGACAAGGTTGAAGCTGAAATGAAATTCGGATATGCTGTAAATACACACGGCGTCGGCGACCTGGTGAAAGTGGTAAATGCGATAAGCGATGGGGAGATTGATAAACTGACTACTGAGTATGAAGAACGTTATGCAGTCGTAGCGTCTTTAAGAAAGGGAGGAGATCAGTATAACTCGATTCGCGAAGCTGCCAAAATTGAGCTGGGTCTGAAAGCTTTCCTGCAGGATGGTAACTTCAAAGGATTTACAGACACATTTGAGGATCTGCATGGCCTGGTGCAGCTACCTGGCATCGCGGCCCAAAGGCTGATGGGGCAGGGTTATGGATTTGCAGCCGAAGGCGACTGGAAAACCGCTGCATTGGTTAGGGCCATGAAAGTTATGGGTAGCGGTTTGAAAGGTGGTAACGCCTTTATGGAAGACTATACCTATCATTTCGATCCGGCTGATCCGATGGTGCTGGGTTCGCACATGCTCGAGATTTGCGAATCCATTGCGGATGGCAAACCGAAATGTGAGATCCACCCGCTTGGCATCGGCGGCAAGGCCGACCCGGTTCGGCTGGTGTTTAATGTAGCTGGTGGCACCGCGCTGAATGCTTCTGTGGTGGATATGGGTAACCGTTTCCGTTTGCTGGTGAATGAAGTGGAAGCCGTAGCTCCAAAACATGACTTGCCGAAATTGCCTGTCGCGAGGGTTTTATGGAAACCATACCCGGATATGAAAACTGGTTGCGCCGCGTGGATTCTCGCCGGCGGGGCTCACCATACCTGTTACAGCCAGAATCTTACTTCCGAACACCTGGGTGATTTTGCTGACATAGCCGGTATCGAATGTGTGCTTATCGGAAAAGATACTAATTTGCGCCAGCTGAAAAATGAATTGAAGTGGAGCGAGGTATATTATAGATGA
- the lysA gene encoding diaminopimelate decarboxylase: protein MFDTDTISRFQQIETPFYYYDLGLLRQTLEACKTASDKYGFHVHYAMKANFNPKVLEAVQSYGFGADCVSGNEVTTAIANGFDKSKVVFAGVGKSDKEINIALDADIFCFNVESVQELNIINDLAKAKNKTARVAIRINPNVDAHTHHFITTGLDENKFGINSWQLNDVAETLRSCKNLQFVGIHFHIGSQITDMEVYRSLCIRINEMQQWFEDRGFQVKVLNTGGGLGVDYHNPDTNNIPDFESYFKVFKDFLHIKPGQEVHFELGRALVAQSAALVSRVLYVKMGQKKNFLILDAGMTELIRPMLYQAYQKIENLSRKSEDRSQKSESESQISNLKCQILKYDVVGPICESTDCFQKDVELPESFRGDIFAIRTAGAYGEVMASRYNLRDAIQSVYSE from the coding sequence ATGTTCGATACCGATACCATATCCCGTTTTCAGCAAATAGAAACCCCTTTCTATTATTACGACCTTGGTTTATTACGCCAAACTTTGGAGGCCTGTAAAACAGCGTCCGATAAATACGGCTTTCACGTACATTATGCCATGAAGGCTAATTTCAACCCAAAAGTACTGGAGGCGGTTCAATCTTATGGCTTCGGCGCCGATTGTGTTAGTGGGAACGAAGTAACCACGGCTATCGCCAATGGTTTTGACAAAAGCAAAGTAGTTTTCGCCGGGGTAGGGAAGTCGGACAAAGAGATCAATATCGCCCTGGATGCTGATATATTCTGCTTCAATGTAGAGTCGGTACAGGAACTGAATATCATCAATGACCTTGCAAAAGCTAAAAATAAAACGGCACGGGTCGCTATCCGTATCAACCCCAATGTGGATGCACATACCCACCATTTTATCACAACGGGGCTTGATGAGAACAAGTTCGGTATCAATAGCTGGCAGTTGAATGATGTAGCCGAGACGCTGCGCAGTTGTAAGAACCTGCAATTTGTAGGTATCCATTTTCACATCGGCTCACAAATAACGGACATGGAAGTTTACCGCAGTCTTTGTATTCGCATCAACGAAATGCAGCAATGGTTCGAAGATCGTGGCTTCCAGGTGAAGGTATTGAATACAGGCGGTGGCCTCGGTGTCGATTATCATAACCCCGATACCAACAATATTCCCGATTTCGAGAGCTACTTTAAAGTTTTCAAGGATTTTCTGCATATCAAACCTGGCCAGGAAGTTCATTTTGAACTGGGACGCGCCTTAGTGGCGCAATCTGCGGCCCTTGTTTCACGGGTGCTGTATGTGAAGATGGGGCAAAAGAAAAATTTCCTCATCCTGGATGCCGGCATGACGGAACTGATCCGCCCGATGCTGTACCAGGCGTATCAAAAAATTGAGAATTTAAGCAGGAAGTCAGAAGACAGAAGTCAGAAGTCCGAAAGTGAATCTCAAATCTCAAATCTCAAATGTCAAATCTTGAAATATGATGTAGTGGGCCCAATTTGCGAAAGTACCGATTGTTTCCAAAAGGACGTTGAACTGCCGGAGTCGTTCAGGGGAGATATCTTTGCCATCCGCACCGCAGGTGCTTACGGTGAGGTAATGGCCTCGCGCTATAACCTGCGCGATGCGATACAGAGCGTATATTCGGAATAG
- a CDS encoding L-ribulose-5-phosphate 4-epimerase, translating to MSKYQHIREAAYYANMELPKLNLVIFTFGNVSAANRDLGVFAIKPSGVPYAELTPAKMVIVDFDGNVIEGDLRPSSDTKTHAVLYKHWDIGGICHTHSTYATSWAQAQRDIPIYGTTHADHKTVDVPCAQPMDDEMIKGGYEYQTGFQIMNCLSERKLDHREVEMVLVGNHAPFTWGKSADKAVYNSAVLESIAQMAYLTEQINPDCARLKESLIKKHYERKHGPDSYYGQ from the coding sequence ATGAGTAAGTACCAGCATATCCGCGAAGCGGCATACTATGCCAATATGGAACTGCCGAAGCTGAATTTGGTGATATTCACCTTTGGCAATGTAAGTGCTGCTAACCGCGACCTTGGCGTATTCGCCATTAAACCAAGCGGCGTGCCTTACGCCGAACTGACACCGGCCAAAATGGTTATTGTGGATTTTGACGGGAACGTTATCGAAGGCGACCTGCGGCCGTCATCCGATACTAAAACCCATGCCGTCCTATACAAACATTGGGACATAGGCGGGATTTGCCATACGCATTCCACCTACGCCACATCGTGGGCGCAGGCGCAGCGGGATATACCGATATACGGTACAACCCATGCCGACCATAAAACTGTAGATGTGCCATGCGCCCAACCCATGGACGACGAAATGATCAAAGGCGGTTACGAATACCAGACCGGTTTCCAGATAATGAACTGTTTGAGCGAACGGAAGCTCGATCATCGTGAAGTGGAAATGGTGCTCGTGGGCAATCATGCACCCTTTACCTGGGGAAAAAGCGCCGATAAAGCGGTCTATAACAGCGCGGTGCTGGAGTCAATAGCCCAGATGGCTTACCTCACCGAACAGATAAACCCCGATTGCGCGCGTTTGAAAGAATCGCTTATCAAAAAACATTATGAACGCAAACACGGGCCTGATTCTTATTACGGGCAGTAG
- a CDS encoding M1 family metallopeptidase has protein sequence MMLKSTILSALFVCFIVQVNAQGLYIPRDIKKAYQNGTRSMDGKPGKNYWQNTGKYNISITVAPPKKDVTGTEQITYINNSPDTLKRLNIKLIMNIHRAGAARFSGTSDDYLSEGVQVDEFKVNGEKKNWNNKQARTSNQFVGLSKPLMPHDSVKLDITWHYQLVTGPGREGVIDSTSFYLAYFYPRVSVYDDYVGWDRTEFMDALEFYNDFNDYTLNVTVPKNFIVWATGTLQNPTKVLQPEYAERLEKSMTSDSTIHIATPEDLAGKKVTAQNDMNTWTWTSSHITDVALGISDHYDWDAASVVVDKATGRRASMQAAFQDKSTDFHRSVQFGRNSLSWFSNNWPGVPYPFPKMTAFQGFADMEYPMMVNDSHTGSLSFAQLVQDHEIAHTYFPFYMGINETRYGFMDEGWATTLELLIGTAEVGKEKAETLYKQFRIAGWIHDPSTAEDQPIITQGTELRGGLGNNEYGKPSLSYLALKDMLGDDLFKKALHNYMDNWHGKHPIPWDYFNSMNSGSGRNLNWFFNNWFFTNGYIDLALKNVTKIGTGYKFEIQNIGGFAAPFDLVLTYSDGTTGRIHQTSAVWEKDQKAATISFKNNKTIKSAKIDGGIFMDADESNNNWTAK, from the coding sequence ATGATGCTAAAATCAACTATTCTATCTGCCTTATTTGTATGTTTCATTGTACAAGTAAATGCGCAGGGGCTTTACATCCCGCGCGATATCAAAAAGGCATATCAAAATGGGACCCGTTCCATGGACGGTAAACCGGGCAAGAATTACTGGCAAAACACCGGAAAATATAACATATCCATTACGGTTGCGCCTCCTAAAAAAGATGTGACAGGCACCGAGCAGATCACCTATATCAACAACAGTCCGGACACACTGAAAAGACTCAATATCAAGCTGATCATGAATATCCACCGGGCCGGCGCAGCCAGGTTTTCTGGAACCAGTGACGACTACCTGTCGGAAGGTGTGCAGGTTGATGAGTTTAAGGTAAACGGCGAAAAGAAAAACTGGAACAATAAACAGGCGCGTACGAGCAACCAGTTCGTCGGCCTGTCGAAACCTTTAATGCCGCACGACTCGGTAAAACTGGATATAACCTGGCATTACCAGTTGGTAACGGGTCCGGGCCGCGAAGGGGTTATCGATTCCACTTCGTTCTACCTGGCTTATTTTTATCCGCGGGTATCCGTTTATGATGATTATGTGGGCTGGGACCGTACGGAATTTATGGATGCGCTGGAGTTTTATAACGACTTTAATGACTATACCCTGAACGTGACAGTACCAAAAAACTTTATTGTTTGGGCAACGGGTACGCTGCAAAACCCGACCAAAGTATTGCAGCCTGAATATGCTGAACGGCTTGAAAAGTCGATGACGAGCGATTCCACAATTCACATAGCTACCCCCGAAGACCTGGCCGGTAAAAAAGTGACGGCTCAGAATGATATGAATACCTGGACGTGGACCTCGTCACATATTACGGACGTGGCGCTGGGTATAAGCGACCATTATGATTGGGATGCCGCCAGCGTGGTAGTTGATAAAGCTACGGGCAGAAGGGCCAGTATGCAGGCTGCTTTCCAGGATAAGTCAACGGATTTTCACCGCTCCGTGCAATTTGGCCGTAATTCGTTAAGCTGGTTTTCGAACAACTGGCCGGGTGTACCCTACCCTTTCCCAAAAATGACCGCCTTCCAGGGTTTTGCAGATATGGAATACCCGATGATGGTAAATGACAGCCATACCGGTAGCCTGAGCTTCGCGCAGTTGGTACAGGACCACGAAATAGCGCATACTTACTTCCCCTTTTACATGGGTATTAATGAAACCCGTTATGGGTTTATGGATGAAGGATGGGCAACGACTTTAGAGTTACTGATAGGAACTGCAGAGGTTGGGAAGGAAAAGGCTGAAACCCTGTACAAACAATTCAGGATAGCAGGCTGGATACATGACCCGTCGACTGCGGAGGATCAGCCGATCATTACCCAGGGTACCGAGTTGAGGGGCGGATTAGGTAACAACGAATACGGCAAACCCTCGTTAAGCTACCTGGCCCTGAAGGATATGCTGGGCGACGACCTGTTTAAAAAAGCGTTGCACAACTATATGGATAACTGGCATGGCAAACACCCTATTCCATGGGATTATTTCAATTCAATGAACAGCGGATCGGGCAGAAACCTGAACTGGTTCTTCAACAACTGGTTCTTTACCAATGGTTATATCGACCTGGCTCTGAAAAATGTGACGAAGATCGGTACCGGTTATAAATTCGAGATACAAAATATAGGTGGCTTTGCGGCACCATTCGACCTGGTGTTAACTTATTCGGATGGTACAACCGGCCGTATACATCAAACATCGGCAGTTTGGGAAAAAGATCAGAAGGCAGCTACCATCAGCTTCAAAAATAATAAGACCATCAAATCGGCTAAGATAGATGGCGGTATCTTTATGGATGCCGACGAAAGCAATAATAACTGGACTGCTAAGTAA
- a CDS encoding tetratricopeptide repeat protein — translation MIAHKLKDLISRGILLFCLFWACHTYANINAIDFQKVHNPTNLNSSIAFLKENLGLYDHWTQNWTYRIPKAAAIKNLSDLYDGLDQIPQKNIEEYLLLGDIAHYIYNMESEPYYQKALDNYQKAIQLNPNDYRPYWFLANHYALSDQSTLAIKTYQKVFEYSEAKKSPYFWFDYSAACFTSGMRSTGLFALQQSYKLQPSEHILALYDKLSTTVKVPNPDSTIGLKEEWTLIGRQNNKISFLNRIVGIKVTIDSTWGFGPGEFKNGIGYMTFKPNTIISKVNNQGIDYSLLVLAQVPKQGQSLSDFLSIYLAQYTDRKPADITLKYKNSVAFEIRKPDIYQNIGGGHMYAIGVERDEPDYPGMDLENVQRITDKDPGKVRYYNINSQYTRLKGKIYYLILLDSCEYIHDESLAVFKDFLENGLFIE, via the coding sequence ATGATCGCGCATAAATTAAAAGACTTAATTTCACGGGGCATATTATTGTTTTGCCTTTTTTGGGCATGTCACACTTATGCAAATATTAATGCTATCGATTTTCAAAAAGTTCATAACCCCACTAACCTTAATTCGTCTATCGCATTTTTAAAGGAAAATTTAGGTCTTTATGATCACTGGACGCAAAATTGGACATACAGAATCCCCAAAGCGGCAGCCATAAAGAACCTCTCCGACTTGTACGATGGTCTGGATCAGATTCCGCAAAAAAATATCGAAGAATACTTGTTGTTGGGTGATATCGCGCATTATATCTATAATATGGAGTCGGAGCCTTATTATCAAAAAGCGTTAGATAATTATCAAAAAGCAATTCAGTTGAATCCAAACGACTACAGGCCGTATTGGTTCCTTGCTAATCATTATGCATTATCTGATCAATCCACGCTTGCTATAAAAACCTATCAGAAGGTGTTCGAATATTCTGAAGCAAAAAAAAGCCCTTATTTTTGGTTTGACTATTCAGCCGCATGTTTTACATCCGGTATGCGAAGCACAGGTTTATTTGCCTTGCAGCAGTCTTATAAACTGCAGCCATCAGAACATATACTTGCTTTGTACGACAAACTAAGTACAACTGTCAAAGTGCCTAACCCCGACTCAACAATTGGTTTAAAGGAGGAATGGACACTGATAGGCAGACAAAACAATAAAATATCTTTTTTAAATAGGATCGTCGGCATAAAGGTTACCATTGACAGCACATGGGGTTTCGGGCCGGGTGAATTTAAAAATGGCATTGGGTATATGACGTTTAAGCCTAATACAATAATCAGTAAAGTAAATAATCAAGGAATTGACTACAGCCTATTGGTGCTTGCACAAGTGCCAAAGCAGGGGCAGTCGCTAAGCGATTTTTTATCAATTTACCTGGCACAGTATACTGATCGAAAACCTGCTGATATAACCCTAAAATACAAAAATAGCGTTGCTTTTGAGATCAGGAAGCCTGATATCTATCAGAATATCGGAGGCGGCCATATGTATGCCATAGGCGTTGAGCGGGATGAACCGGATTACCCCGGAATGGATTTGGAAAACGTGCAAAGAATTACAGATAAAGATCCCGGGAAGGTTAGATATTATAATATCAATAGTCAATATACACGGCTAAAGGGGAAGATATATTACCTGATTTTATTGGATAGCTGTGAATACATTCATGACGAATCGCTTGCCGTATTCAAGGATTTCTTGGAAAATGGATTATTTATAGAATAG
- a CDS encoding YtxH domain-containing protein, translating to MKDSAKIIVALLAGAAAGAAVALLLAPSSGSELRDDIADYVNDITGSIRNKAESAANNLREYGNSTLERSKSKFRSTVNDLANMKEDVADKVRSRSNNVVEAGKEAIGRAKSGVKGAADDLNDSIQGA from the coding sequence ATGAAAGATTCAGCAAAAATTATAGTAGCGCTTTTGGCCGGCGCCGCGGCAGGCGCCGCAGTGGCCCTGTTATTAGCGCCAAGCAGCGGCTCGGAATTACGGGACGACATAGCCGATTATGTAAACGATATCACCGGTTCCATCCGCAATAAAGCCGAGTCGGCGGCTAACAACCTGCGCGAATACGGTAACAGCACACTGGAAAGGTCGAAGTCGAAATTTCGCAGTACAGTGAACGATCTTGCAAACATGAAGGAAGACGTGGCCGACAAGGTAAGGTCAAGGTCGAACAACGTGGTTGAGGCCGGTAAAGAGGCCATCGGGCGTGCAAAGTCGGGCGTAAAGGGTGCCGCCGACGATCTGAACGATTCGATACAAGGCGCTTAG
- a CDS encoding ribulokinase, whose amino-acid sequence MGQFVIGVDYGTDSVRSVIVDATNGKEVASSVFNYPRWQQGRYCDAAHNQFRQHPLDYVEGLEQTIKDCVGKAGPSVTSSIKAIAVDTTGSTPVAVNEAGIPLALTAGFENNPNAMFVLWKDHTAVKEAGEINDHAEKFDINYLQYVGGIYSSEWFWAKLLHILRADEQVRSACYTWVEHCDWIPFLLTGGTKADAIRRGRCSAGHKAIWSEAFGGYPPDDWFSSLDPLLKGYAANLPKGTYTSDTAAGTLSAEWAQRLGLSTGVIVGVGAFDAHMGAVGGQIEPYHLSKVMGTSTCDMLVAPKADFKDKLVKGICGQVDGSVIPGMIGLEAGQSAFGDTYAWFRKLLEWPLQFIDDKELQEKVSAKIIPELSKQAAALPLDADAELAIDWLNGRRTPDANQLLKGAIGGLSLGSDAPRVFRALAEATCFGAKAIVERFESEGVPVKGLIGIGGVAKKSPYIMQMMADVMQMPIRIHQFEHTCALGAAMFAATAAGIYPNVPAAMTAMGGGFDKEYFPDQSKASIYQKRYQRYLALGKYIEQEKN is encoded by the coding sequence ATGGGCCAATTTGTCATCGGGGTTGATTACGGCACCGATTCAGTCCGTTCGGTTATTGTCGACGCAACTAATGGGAAAGAAGTGGCGTCTTCGGTATTCAATTACCCGCGCTGGCAGCAGGGCAGGTATTGCGATGCTGCGCATAACCAGTTTCGCCAGCATCCGCTCGATTATGTTGAGGGCCTTGAACAAACTATCAAAGATTGTGTCGGAAAAGCAGGGCCATCTGTAACTTCGTCCATAAAAGCGATCGCTGTCGATACCACAGGGTCAACGCCTGTGGCCGTAAACGAAGCGGGCATTCCCCTGGCATTAACCGCTGGTTTTGAGAATAACCCCAACGCCATGTTTGTGCTTTGGAAGGATCATACCGCGGTAAAGGAAGCCGGCGAGATCAACGATCATGCTGAAAAATTCGATATTAATTACCTGCAGTATGTAGGCGGGATATATTCGTCCGAATGGTTTTGGGCAAAGCTGCTGCACATTTTAAGGGCCGATGAGCAGGTGCGGAGCGCCTGTTACACCTGGGTTGAACATTGCGATTGGATACCTTTTCTGCTGACAGGCGGCACAAAGGCCGATGCAATCAGGCGCGGCCGGTGCTCAGCAGGGCATAAGGCCATCTGGTCGGAAGCGTTTGGCGGCTACCCTCCCGATGATTGGTTTTCGTCGCTCGACCCATTATTAAAGGGATATGCTGCAAACCTCCCCAAAGGAACCTATACATCAGATACTGCCGCCGGAACGCTAAGTGCCGAATGGGCGCAACGTCTTGGTTTGTCTACCGGCGTTATAGTCGGCGTTGGTGCTTTCGATGCGCACATGGGGGCAGTAGGCGGGCAGATAGAGCCGTACCACCTGAGTAAAGTGATGGGCACCTCAACCTGCGATATGCTGGTTGCCCCTAAAGCTGATTTCAAAGATAAACTGGTAAAAGGTATCTGCGGCCAGGTGGATGGTTCGGTTATCCCGGGTATGATAGGCCTTGAAGCCGGGCAATCTGCCTTTGGCGATACCTATGCATGGTTCAGAAAATTGCTGGAATGGCCTTTGCAGTTTATTGACGATAAAGAATTACAGGAAAAGGTTTCTGCCAAAATTATACCCGAATTAAGTAAACAGGCTGCCGCTTTGCCTTTGGATGCAGATGCCGAGCTGGCTATAGACTGGCTCAATGGCCGCCGTACGCCCGATGCCAATCAATTACTGAAAGGTGCAATTGGTGGATTAAGTTTGGGCAGCGATGCTCCCAGGGTTTTCCGGGCATTGGCAGAGGCTACCTGTTTTGGCGCCAAAGCCATTGTTGAGCGTTTTGAAAGCGAAGGCGTCCCTGTTAAAGGTTTGATAGGCATAGGCGGCGTGGCAAAAAAATCGCCCTACATTATGCAAATGATGGCCGATGTGATGCAGATGCCTATCCGTATCCACCAGTTTGAGCATACCTGCGCGCTGGGTGCGGCCATGTTCGCGGCTACGGCTGCAGGCATTTACCCGAATGTACCGGCAGCTATGACGGCTATGGGCGGTGGCTTTGATAAGGAATATTTCCCGGATCAATCGAAAGCATCAATATATCAAAAACGGTATCAGCGTTACCTCGCTTTAGGAAAGTATATTGAACAGGAGAAGAATTAA